A window of Proteus columbae contains these coding sequences:
- the serC gene encoding 3-phosphoserine/phosphohydroxythreonine transaminase has product MSQVYNFSAGPAMLPAEVLRRAELELCNWHELGRSVMEISHRSKEFLEVAHQAEQDLRDLLNVPENYKILFCHGGARGHFAALPLNLLGDKASADYIDGGYWAKSAAEEAEKYCSPNIIKIKTEVDGKIGVKPMKEWQLSADAAYVHYCPNETIDGIAIHEEPDFDDSKIVIADYSSSILSQPIDVSRFGVIYAGAQKNIGPAGLTIVIIREDLLGKARKETPSVFDYTVLAENDSMFNTPPTFAWYLSGMVFKWLKEQGGLQEMAKRNYEKAALLYSAIDNSDFYINRVATENRSLMNVPFQMSSPELDSVFLKEAEAQGLVALKGHRVSGGMRASIYNAMPLEGVQALVDFMADFERRHA; this is encoded by the coding sequence ATGAGTCAGGTATATAACTTTAGTGCAGGTCCGGCTATGTTACCGGCAGAAGTCCTTCGTCGTGCAGAATTAGAATTATGCAACTGGCATGAACTTGGGCGTTCGGTTATGGAAATTAGCCACCGCAGTAAAGAGTTTCTTGAGGTTGCTCATCAGGCAGAACAAGATCTTCGCGATCTTCTCAATGTGCCAGAAAACTATAAAATTCTTTTTTGCCACGGTGGTGCTCGTGGCCATTTTGCTGCTTTACCTCTCAATTTATTAGGCGATAAAGCAAGCGCTGATTATATTGATGGTGGTTATTGGGCTAAAAGTGCAGCCGAAGAAGCTGAAAAATATTGTTCGCCGAATATCATTAAAATTAAAACAGAAGTTGATGGCAAAATTGGCGTTAAGCCAATGAAAGAGTGGCAATTAAGTGCTGATGCTGCTTATGTGCATTATTGCCCAAATGAAACCATTGATGGTATTGCCATTCATGAAGAGCCAGATTTTGATGACAGCAAAATTGTTATTGCTGACTATTCATCTTCTATTTTATCTCAACCGATAGATGTTAGCCGTTTTGGTGTTATCTACGCGGGTGCACAAAAGAATATTGGTCCTGCGGGTTTAACGATTGTCATTATTCGTGAAGATCTATTAGGTAAAGCGCGTAAAGAAACGCCTTCCGTGTTCGATTACACTGTGCTTGCTGAAAATGATTCCATGTTTAATACACCACCTACCTTTGCTTGGTATTTATCAGGTATGGTCTTTAAATGGCTGAAAGAGCAAGGTGGTTTGCAAGAGATGGCAAAACGTAACTATGAAAAAGCAGCGCTTCTTTATAGTGCAATTGATAATAGTGATTTCTATATCAATCGTGTTGCCACAGAGAATCGTTCACTAATGAATGTACCTTTCCAAATGTCTTCTCCTGAGTTGGATTCTGTATTCCTAAAAGAGGCAGAAGCACAAGGTTTAGTCGCATTAAAAGGTCACCGTGTATCAGGTGGTATGCGTGCTTCAATTTATAACGCAATGCCATTGGAAGGTGTTCAAGCATTAGTTGACTTTATGGCTGATTTTGAACGTCGCCATGCGTAA
- a CDS encoding MFS transporter — translation MSGSVNKKEEASWGMLLHGKNSLKSLALAGGVALHAINVYITITTLPSIVRDIGGLNLYAWNTTVFILASILSSALTSRLLSVLAPRNSYLFATICFLAGSVICATAPSMQILLLGRFIQGAGGGMLLALAYSLVRVMFPQPLWSRAMALMSSMWGISTLLGPALGGIFAEYDVWRGAFWSILFVGIPYAILLFTILPTENNADNIVAKTPLPYQQLILLMLAVLSISIGSLYNVILYNALSFVFAFIFILLLVNIDKKSNDGLFPKGTFSFSAPLAPIYLTMALLGISVQTEVFVPYFLQIIHNVTPLLSGYLAALVGAGWSFSAIMSSSSKQSTAQRLMHFGPMINFSAIVILGLFISNVLTVPYGQIIIICIALFFTGAGIGMAWPHYLTRVLHVSQGQEAQKAATSITTIQLFSTAVGASISGTVVNMAGLTDPGGILGAQNAAHWLFIVFAFTPFVAFFTAKVVVSSAKKNQ, via the coding sequence ATGTCGGGGAGTGTAAATAAAAAAGAAGAAGCGAGCTGGGGAATGCTTCTTCATGGAAAAAATAGTCTAAAATCGCTCGCTTTAGCAGGAGGTGTCGCATTACACGCAATTAATGTCTATATTACAATCACAACGCTACCTTCAATTGTACGTGATATTGGTGGACTTAATTTATATGCATGGAACACCACTGTTTTTATTCTGGCTTCAATTCTCTCTTCTGCATTAACTTCTCGATTACTGAGCGTACTTGCACCCCGCAATAGTTATCTTTTTGCCACAATTTGCTTTTTAGCAGGTTCTGTTATTTGTGCGACAGCACCCTCAATGCAGATATTACTTTTAGGGCGATTTATTCAAGGAGCTGGCGGAGGAATGTTGCTGGCACTTGCTTACTCTTTAGTCCGAGTGATGTTTCCTCAACCTCTTTGGTCTAGAGCCATGGCATTAATGTCTAGCATGTGGGGAATATCGACACTATTAGGTCCTGCACTAGGGGGAATATTTGCTGAATATGATGTTTGGCGCGGTGCATTTTGGTCTATTTTATTTGTAGGTATTCCTTACGCTATTTTATTATTTACTATTCTTCCTACCGAAAATAATGCCGATAATATCGTCGCGAAAACGCCATTACCTTATCAACAACTTATTTTATTAATGCTTGCTGTATTATCTATTTCTATTGGTAGTCTTTATAACGTTATTTTATATAACGCCTTATCCTTTGTATTTGCTTTTATCTTTATTCTCCTGTTAGTCAATATTGATAAAAAATCAAATGATGGCTTATTTCCTAAAGGGACATTTTCTTTTTCTGCACCGTTAGCACCCATATATCTCACAATGGCTTTATTAGGGATTAGTGTACAAACAGAAGTCTTTGTGCCCTATTTCTTGCAAATTATCCATAATGTTACCCCACTACTTTCAGGTTATTTAGCGGCATTGGTTGGTGCGGGTTGGTCTTTCTCTGCCATTATGTCTTCATCAAGTAAACAATCTACTGCACAGCGGTTAATGCATTTTGGCCCAATGATTAATTTTTCAGCCATTGTGATCCTCGGTTTATTTATCTCTAATGTTTTAACCGTACCTTATGGGCAGATTATCATTATTTGTATCGCTCTCTTTTTTACAGGTGCCGGAATTGGTATGGCATGGCCTCATTATTTAACCCGTGTTTTACACGTTTCTCAGGGACAAGAAGCTCAAAAAGCGGCAACATCCATTACCACTATCCAATTGTTTTCAACAGCTGTCGGTGCATCTATTTCAGGGACTGTGGTTAATATGGCAGGGTTAACAGATCCAGGAGGTATTCTTGGCGCGCAAAATGCTGCACATTGGCTGTTTATTGTGTTTGCTTTTACGCCGTTTGTGGCGTTTTTTACAGCGAAAGTTGTGGTATCTAGCGCTAAAAAGAATCAATGA
- a CDS encoding DNA internalization-related competence protein ComEC/Rec2, whose protein sequence is MINFFELRVLSIKRRYSHSAYFQKLYFTKLTLDNIALAMILGCLPLLAQHTLFSQTIYSIIILVALFLLFFPFCSFRFLAIFLFFWVYSNMVASSLMTRTEQFADNMAIFETKVMEYRQLADGNIIIKIPITKKTLFSSSVYANVYWRNPPKNIAVGQYWKFKIQFRAVHSYLNEGGFDSQKYAVSMKETLTGKVMTAKFIRDDISLRTQLIQTISAYWQTTKNKGEIIALVLGDKRYIEPEKKELYMKIGIAHLIVISGLHIGLAAFAGWVIARGIQFLFPIRWINPQFPLVIAWLCGVFYAALSGWGIPATRAVIGLTVWVILHWGSRLFLPWQWALWSAALILIAEPLSILSASFWLSFSAIFAIIFWYWMYPLKTKYNYQKRWFILRLVHLQFGLLIILLPFQLYLFNGANFFSFIVNLWAVPIISFITVPLIMLGLLTFFLSFFQPIIWHWVDLSINLAFWCAPLFLPFWQDSGAIPLLLGFLGIGIILVIKMSWWYHHFICIVAIATILYCEFAASSRYQWRMSMLDVGHGLAVIIEKEGEAIIYDTGIRWKSGGSIAKSVIIPYLKSLRLKPVALIISHDHLDHTGGIKDLIKAYPNLSIRSSFDDPSHLPCLSNKSWQWKELQFDALWPPNKSLSPKNNQSCVINVSDGKHNILLTGDIEKEAEAQLVRVKKEQLKADVLQVPHHGSQTSSTLMFIQAISPKIALVSAARYSPWRLPSDKVHHRYKKEAINWLTTSISGQVSIEFNQDIIDVFTYRRDILPRWYHQWFGVLTFPE, encoded by the coding sequence ATGATAAATTTTTTTGAGTTAAGGGTGTTATCAATAAAACGTAGGTACTCTCATTCAGCCTATTTTCAAAAACTCTATTTCACAAAGTTAACTTTAGATAATATTGCTTTAGCAATGATATTAGGTTGCTTGCCATTATTAGCTCAACATACACTTTTTAGCCAAACTATTTATTCTATTATTATTCTAGTTGCTCTATTTCTATTATTTTTTCCTTTTTGCTCATTCCGATTTTTAGCAATATTTCTGTTTTTCTGGGTTTATTCAAATATGGTTGCGTCATCGTTAATGACGAGAACGGAACAGTTTGCTGATAATATGGCAATATTTGAAACTAAAGTTATGGAATATCGCCAATTAGCAGATGGTAATATTATTATCAAAATACCTATTACGAAAAAAACGCTCTTTTCATCATCTGTTTATGCTAACGTGTATTGGCGAAATCCGCCTAAAAATATAGCGGTAGGGCAATATTGGAAGTTTAAGATTCAATTCAGAGCTGTACATAGCTATTTAAATGAAGGTGGGTTTGATAGCCAAAAATATGCCGTTTCTATGAAAGAAACTCTAACGGGTAAAGTGATGACGGCTAAGTTTATCCGAGATGATATATCACTGCGTACTCAGCTTATTCAGACCATCTCAGCTTATTGGCAAACAACAAAAAATAAAGGTGAAATAATTGCTTTAGTCTTAGGTGATAAGCGATATATCGAACCTGAAAAAAAAGAGCTCTATATGAAAATAGGCATTGCACATTTAATTGTGATATCGGGTTTACATATAGGTTTAGCTGCCTTTGCTGGTTGGGTTATTGCAAGAGGTATTCAATTTCTTTTTCCTATCAGATGGATTAACCCACAGTTTCCATTAGTTATAGCTTGGCTATGTGGTGTTTTCTATGCCGCGTTATCGGGTTGGGGAATACCAGCAACAAGAGCTGTTATTGGATTAACCGTTTGGGTGATTTTGCATTGGGGGAGCCGATTATTTTTACCTTGGCAATGGGCACTTTGGAGTGCTGCACTCATTCTTATTGCTGAACCTCTTTCTATACTTTCAGCCAGTTTCTGGCTCTCATTTTCTGCTATATTCGCCATCATTTTTTGGTATTGGATGTACCCATTAAAAACTAAATATAATTATCAAAAACGGTGGTTTATTTTAAGATTAGTACATTTACAATTTGGTTTATTAATTATTTTATTACCATTTCAATTATATTTATTTAATGGTGCTAATTTTTTTAGTTTTATTGTTAATTTATGGGCGGTTCCTATTATTTCTTTTATTACCGTACCATTAATAATGCTTGGATTATTGACATTTTTTCTCTCATTTTTCCAACCGATAATTTGGCATTGGGTTGATCTTTCAATTAACCTTGCTTTTTGGTGTGCTCCATTATTTTTACCATTTTGGCAAGATAGCGGCGCTATCCCCTTATTATTAGGATTTTTGGGAATTGGTATTATTTTAGTCATCAAAATGTCATGGTGGTATCATCATTTTATTTGTATTGTGGCTATTGCTACTATTTTATATTGTGAATTCGCCGCTTCTTCACGCTATCAATGGCGAATGTCTATGCTAGATGTTGGGCATGGTTTAGCGGTTATTATTGAAAAAGAAGGAGAGGCAATTATTTATGACACTGGAATACGTTGGAAAAGTGGTGGTTCAATTGCAAAAAGTGTCATTATTCCTTATTTAAAAAGCCTTCGACTTAAACCCGTTGCATTGATAATTAGTCATGATCATCTTGATCATACGGGTGGTATTAAAGATTTAATAAAAGCTTATCCTAACTTAAGCATTCGTAGTAGTTTTGACGATCCTTCGCATTTACCTTGCTTAAGCAATAAATCATGGCAGTGGAAAGAGCTTCAATTTGATGCATTATGGCCACCGAATAAATCACTTTCTCCGAAGAATAATCAATCCTGTGTAATTAATGTCAGCGATGGTAAACACAATATTCTTTTGACTGGAGATATAGAGAAAGAAGCTGAAGCTCAATTGGTAAGAGTAAAAAAAGAACAACTGAAAGCAGATGTTTTACAAGTCCCTCATCATGGTAGTCAAACATCATCCACATTGATGTTTATTCAAGCTATATCACCAAAAATTGCACTCGTTTCTGCTGCTCGTTATAGCCCTTGGCGTTTACCTTCTGATAAAGTACATCATCGCTATAAAAAAGAAGCTATTAATTGGCTAACAACCTCTATTAGTGGGCAAGTTTCTATCGAGTTTAATCAAGATATTATTGATGTATTTACCTATAGACGAGATATTTTACCTCGTTGGTATCATCAGTGGTTTGGTGTTTTGACGTTTCCCGAGTAG
- the aroA gene encoding 3-phosphoshikimate 1-carboxyvinyltransferase: MESLTLQPIAHIEGVINLPGSKSVSNRALLLAALAKGKTRLTNLLDSDDIRHMLNALKALGVQYQLSNNNTVCDIEGLEGKFKTNSPLELFLGNAGTAMRPLAAALSLGEHDIILTGEPRMKERPIGHLVDALRQGGAKIDYLEQADYPPIRLCGGFLGGNVEVDGRVSSQFLTALLMTAPLAEQDTIITIKGELVSKPYIDITLALINTFGGKIENQDYQRFVIKGGQQYQSPEKYLVEGDASSASYFLAAAAIKGGTVRVTGIGKNSLQGDIHFASVLEKMGAKVRWGDDYIECERGTLKGIDMDMNTIPDAAMTIATTALFAEGETVIRNIYNWRVKETDRLAAMAAELQKVGAIVEEGHDYLKVTPPKQLTTANIETYNDHRIAMCFSLVALSDTPITILDPGCTAKTFPDYFEKLETLSQRNN; encoded by the coding sequence ATGGAATCGTTAACATTACAACCTATCGCTCATATCGAAGGTGTTATTAATTTACCAGGATCAAAAAGTGTCTCTAACCGTGCGTTGTTATTAGCGGCTTTAGCTAAAGGTAAAACTCGTCTAACCAACTTATTAGATAGTGATGATATTCGTCATATGCTTAATGCATTAAAAGCGTTAGGTGTGCAATATCAATTATCAAATAACAATACGGTATGTGATATTGAAGGGCTAGAGGGAAAGTTTAAAACCAATTCGCCATTAGAGCTCTTTTTAGGTAATGCAGGTACAGCAATGCGCCCATTAGCGGCTGCATTAAGTCTTGGTGAGCACGATATTATTCTTACGGGTGAACCTCGTATGAAAGAGCGTCCAATTGGGCATTTAGTTGACGCTTTACGCCAAGGTGGCGCAAAAATTGACTACCTTGAACAGGCAGATTATCCGCCAATTCGCCTATGTGGTGGTTTTTTAGGTGGTAATGTTGAGGTTGATGGGCGTGTTTCTAGCCAATTTTTGACTGCATTATTAATGACGGCACCTTTAGCTGAGCAAGATACGATTATCACCATTAAAGGCGAATTAGTATCAAAACCTTACATTGATATTACCTTAGCATTAATTAATACCTTTGGTGGAAAAATTGAAAACCAAGACTACCAACGCTTTGTTATAAAAGGTGGACAGCAATATCAATCACCAGAAAAGTACCTTGTAGAAGGTGATGCTTCATCTGCTTCTTACTTTTTAGCCGCTGCTGCCATTAAAGGTGGCACTGTACGAGTTACAGGTATAGGTAAAAATAGCTTACAAGGGGATATCCATTTTGCTTCTGTGCTTGAAAAAATGGGCGCAAAAGTACGCTGGGGTGATGACTATATAGAGTGTGAGCGTGGAACGTTAAAAGGCATTGATATGGATATGAATACTATCCCTGATGCAGCAATGACCATTGCTACCACGGCACTTTTTGCTGAAGGTGAGACTGTTATCCGTAATATCTATAACTGGCGTGTAAAAGAAACTGACCGATTAGCGGCAATGGCAGCAGAGTTACAAAAAGTGGGTGCGATAGTTGAAGAAGGGCACGACTACTTAAAAGTAACGCCACCAAAACAGTTAACCACTGCGAATATCGAAACTTATAATGATCACCGCATTGCGATGTGTTTTTCGCTGGTGGCACTTTCAGATACGCCAATTACTATTCTTGATCCAGGATGTACTGCAAAAACCTTCCCTGATTATTTTGAGAAATTAGAAACACTTTCTCAACGTAATAATTAA
- the rpsA gene encoding 30S ribosomal protein S1 produces MTESFAQLFEESLKTIETRPGAIVRGVVVAIDKDVVLVDAGLKSESAIPVEQFKNAQGELEIQVGDEIDVALDAVEDGFGETVLSREKAKRHEAWLMLEKAYEENETVVGIINGKVKGGFTVELNGIRAFLPGSLVDVRPVRDTTHLENKELEFKVIKLDQKRNNVVVSRRAVIESENSAERDQLLENLQEGMEVKGIVKNLTDYGAFVDLGGVDGLLHITDMAWKRVKHPSEIVNVGDEITVKVLKFDRERTRVSLGLKQLGEDPWVAIAKRYPEGTKLTGRVTNLTDYGCFVEIEEGVEGLVHVSEMDWTNKNIHPSKVVNVGDVVEVMVLDIDEERRRISLGLKQCKSNPWQQFAETHNKNDRVEGKIKSITDFGIFIGLDGGIDGLVHLSDISWNVAGEEAVREYKKGDEIAAVVLQVDAERERISLGVKQLSEDPFNNYLSAHKKGAIVSGKVTAVDAKGATVELADGVEGYLRASEASRDRVEDATLVLNVGEAVEAKYTGVDRKNRVINLSVRAKDEADEKDAIASVNNKEEVGFSNNAMAEAFKAAKGE; encoded by the coding sequence ATGACAGAATCTTTTGCTCAACTCTTTGAAGAATCCCTAAAAACAATCGAAACTCGTCCTGGCGCTATCGTTCGCGGCGTTGTAGTTGCTATCGATAAAGACGTTGTTCTGGTTGATGCAGGTCTGAAATCAGAATCTGCTATTCCTGTAGAACAATTCAAAAACGCTCAAGGCGAATTAGAAATCCAAGTGGGCGACGAAATTGATGTTGCTCTGGACGCGGTTGAAGATGGCTTCGGTGAAACCGTTCTGTCTCGTGAGAAAGCTAAACGTCACGAAGCGTGGCTGATGCTGGAAAAAGCTTACGAAGAAAACGAAACTGTTGTTGGTATCATCAACGGTAAAGTTAAAGGTGGTTTCACTGTTGAACTGAACGGCATTCGTGCGTTCTTACCAGGTTCACTGGTAGACGTTCGCCCAGTTCGCGATACAACTCATCTGGAAAACAAAGAGCTTGAGTTCAAAGTCATCAAATTAGACCAAAAACGTAACAACGTTGTTGTGTCTCGTCGTGCGGTTATCGAATCTGAAAACAGCGCAGAACGCGATCAGTTATTAGAAAACCTGCAAGAAGGCATGGAAGTTAAAGGTATCGTTAAGAACCTTACTGACTACGGTGCATTCGTTGATCTGGGCGGTGTTGACGGCTTACTGCACATCACTGACATGGCTTGGAAACGTGTTAAACACCCAAGCGAAATTGTCAATGTTGGCGACGAAATCACTGTTAAAGTCCTGAAATTCGACCGTGAACGTACTCGCGTATCATTAGGTCTGAAACAACTGGGCGAAGATCCATGGGTAGCTATCGCTAAACGTTATCCAGAAGGTACTAAACTGACTGGTCGTGTAACTAACCTGACTGATTACGGTTGCTTCGTAGAAATCGAAGAAGGCGTTGAAGGTCTGGTACACGTTTCTGAAATGGATTGGACTAACAAAAACATTCACCCATCTAAAGTTGTTAACGTTGGTGATGTTGTTGAAGTTATGGTTCTTGACATCGATGAAGAACGTCGTCGTATTTCACTGGGTCTGAAACAGTGCAAATCTAACCCATGGCAGCAGTTCGCAGAAACTCACAACAAGAACGACCGTGTTGAAGGTAAAATCAAGTCTATCACTGACTTCGGTATCTTCATCGGTTTAGACGGCGGTATTGATGGTCTGGTTCATTTATCTGACATTTCTTGGAATGTTGCAGGTGAAGAAGCAGTTCGTGAATACAAAAAAGGCGACGAAATCGCTGCTGTAGTTCTGCAAGTTGATGCTGAACGTGAACGTATCTCACTGGGCGTTAAACAATTATCAGAAGATCCATTCAATAATTACCTGTCTGCTCACAAAAAAGGTGCTATTGTTTCTGGTAAAGTAACTGCTGTTGACGCTAAAGGCGCAACTGTAGAATTAGCTGACGGTGTTGAAGGTTACCTGCGTGCTTCAGAAGCTTCACGTGACCGCGTTGAAGATGCAACTCTGGTTCTGAATGTTGGCGAAGCTGTAGAAGCTAAATACACTGGCGTTGACCGTAAAAACCGCGTTATCAACTTATCTGTTCGTGCTAAGGACGAAGCAGACGAGAAAGACGCTATCGCTTCTGTAAACAACAAAGAAGAAGTTGGTTTTTCAAACAACGCTATGGCTGAAGCTTTCAAAGCAGCTAAAGGCGAATAA
- the ihfB gene encoding integration host factor subunit beta codes for MTKSELIERLAGLQSHLSAKTVEEAVKEMLDHMADTLADGERIEVRGFGSFSLHYRAPRTGRNPKTGDKVDLEGKYVPHFKPGKELRDRVNIYTE; via the coding sequence ATGACCAAGTCTGAGTTAATCGAGAGACTTGCAGGCCTACAATCTCATCTTTCGGCTAAGACGGTTGAAGAAGCTGTAAAAGAAATGCTTGATCATATGGCTGATACTTTAGCTGATGGTGAGCGTATCGAAGTCCGCGGATTCGGCAGTTTTTCTCTACACTACCGTGCGCCGCGTACGGGTCGTAACCCGAAGACTGGTGATAAAGTAGATCTGGAAGGTAAATACGTTCCACACTTTAAGCCAGGTAAAGAGTTACGTGACCGTGTAAATATTTATACGGAATAA
- the cmk gene encoding (d)CMP kinase, which translates to MAVIVPVITVDGPSGAGKGTLCQALAKAFGWHLLDSGAIYRVLALAALHHHVDITSEDALVPLAANLDVRFIPNENGLSVILEGEDVSTEIRTETVGNTASQAATFPRVREALLRRQRAFRTAPGLIADGRDMGTIVFPDAQVKIFLEASAEERARRRMLQLQEKGFNVNFERLLSEIKERDYRDRNRAVAPLVAAKDALILDSTSLSIDEVIEKSLTYAKKNLQLSA; encoded by the coding sequence ATGGCGGTTATCGTCCCTGTTATAACTGTTGATGGGCCTAGCGGAGCAGGTAAAGGAACATTATGCCAAGCATTAGCGAAAGCGTTTGGCTGGCATTTACTCGATTCTGGCGCTATTTATCGTGTATTGGCATTAGCGGCTTTACATCACCATGTTGATATCACCTCAGAAGATGCTTTAGTTCCCCTGGCTGCAAATTTAGATGTACGTTTTATTCCTAATGAGAATGGCTTAAGTGTCATTCTTGAAGGTGAAGATGTTTCAACTGAAATTCGAACAGAAACAGTTGGGAATACGGCATCACAAGCTGCGACTTTTCCTCGTGTAAGAGAAGCATTACTGCGTCGTCAGCGCGCATTTCGTACAGCGCCGGGCTTAATTGCAGATGGTCGAGATATGGGCACAATTGTTTTTCCTGATGCTCAAGTAAAAATATTTCTAGAAGCGAGTGCAGAAGAGCGCGCGCGTCGTCGCATGTTACAGTTGCAGGAAAAGGGCTTTAATGTTAACTTTGAGCGCCTTTTATCCGAGATAAAAGAACGCGATTACCGTGACCGGAATCGCGCTGTTGCGCCACTTGTTGCGGCGAAAGATGCATTAATTCTCGATTCTACAAGCTTGTCTATTGACGAAGTCATTGAAAAATCGTTGACTTATGCTAAAAAAAATCTGCAATTATCAGCGTAA